In Streptomyces capitiformicae, one genomic interval encodes:
- a CDS encoding NAD(P)H-dependent flavin oxidoreductase, with translation METALTRLTGVRHPLVQTGMGWVAGPRLVSATANAGALGILASATMTLDQLRTAVREVKSRTDAPFGVNLRADATDARDRVRIMIEEGVRVASFALAPSPELITELKEAGIVVIPSVGARRHAEKVAAWGADAVIVQGGEGGGHTGEVATTVLLPQVVDAVDIPVVAAGGFFDGRGLVAALAYGATGIAMGTRFLLTSDSTVPDPVKARYLAATVKDITVTRAVDGLPHRMLRTDLVTALENAGRLRTLSQAIRHAAAFRELSGLTWRRLLHDARTTRHGKNLTWSQLLLAANTPMLLKSAMVDGRTDLGVMAAGQVTGVIDDLPSCAELVERVMKEADQVLRALPQADM, from the coding sequence ATGGAAACGGCACTCACCCGCCTGACAGGCGTCCGCCACCCCCTCGTCCAGACCGGCATGGGCTGGGTGGCGGGCCCCCGCCTGGTCTCCGCCACGGCCAACGCCGGCGCGCTCGGAATCCTGGCCTCCGCGACCATGACCCTCGACCAGCTGCGTACGGCGGTACGAGAGGTGAAGTCCCGTACGGACGCCCCCTTCGGGGTCAACCTCCGCGCCGACGCGACGGACGCCCGCGACCGCGTACGCATCATGATCGAGGAGGGCGTACGCGTAGCCTCCTTCGCCCTGGCCCCCTCCCCCGAGCTGATCACGGAGCTCAAGGAGGCGGGCATCGTCGTCATCCCCTCCGTGGGCGCCCGACGGCACGCCGAGAAGGTCGCGGCCTGGGGCGCGGACGCGGTGATCGTGCAGGGCGGCGAGGGCGGCGGCCACACCGGCGAAGTGGCGACAACGGTCCTCCTCCCGCAGGTCGTGGACGCCGTGGACATCCCTGTCGTAGCGGCAGGCGGCTTCTTCGACGGAAGGGGCCTGGTCGCGGCACTCGCCTACGGCGCGACCGGCATCGCCATGGGCACGCGTTTCCTGCTCACCTCGGACTCGACGGTGCCGGACCCGGTGAAGGCCCGCTACCTGGCGGCAACCGTCAAGGACATCACCGTGACCCGGGCGGTCGACGGCCTCCCGCACCGCATGCTCCGCACGGACCTGGTCACAGCCCTGGAAAACGCCGGCCGCCTGAGGACCCTCTCCCAGGCGATCCGCCACGCGGCAGCCTTCCGCGAACTCTCCGGCCTGACCTGGCGCCGACTCCTCCACGACGCCCGCACCACCCGGCACGGCAAGAACCTCACGTGGAGCCAACTCCTCCTCGCCGCCAACACCCCCATGCTCCTCAAGTCCGCGATGGTGGACGGCCGCACGGACCTGGGAGTCATGGCGGCCGGCCAGGTCACGGGAGTGATCGACGACCTGCCGTCGTGCGCGGAGCTGGTGGAGCGGGTGATGAAGGAGGCCGATCAGGTGCTGCGGGCGTTGCCCCAAGCAGACATGTGA
- a CDS encoding SDR family oxidoreductase, which yields MKNVEGPAYVLGHGLLSGRTAVITAAAGAGIGGATARRFLEEGARVLISDVHARRLKEYEAELAGEFGGERVGAVPCDVTDEAQVLALFEAAVREHGRLDVVVNNAGLGGTSCLVDMTDEQWAKVLDVTLNGTFRCVRAALRVFCAQEPGGVIVNNASVVGWRAQAGQAHYAAAKAGVMALTRCAAVEAAEYGVRINAVSPSLAMHPHLVKVTTDELLEELTAREAFGRYAEPWEVANVIVFLASGYSSYMTGEVVSVSSQHP from the coding sequence ATGAAGAACGTCGAGGGTCCGGCGTACGTTCTCGGGCACGGACTGCTCAGCGGACGCACCGCCGTGATCACCGCGGCGGCCGGGGCGGGCATCGGCGGCGCGACCGCCCGGCGCTTCCTGGAAGAGGGCGCGCGCGTCCTGATCAGCGACGTGCACGCGCGACGGCTCAAGGAGTACGAGGCCGAGCTGGCCGGGGAGTTCGGCGGGGAGCGGGTCGGTGCGGTGCCTTGTGACGTGACCGACGAGGCCCAGGTGCTCGCGCTGTTCGAGGCCGCCGTGAGGGAGCACGGGCGGCTGGACGTCGTGGTCAACAACGCGGGGCTCGGGGGGACGTCGTGTCTCGTCGACATGACCGACGAGCAGTGGGCGAAGGTGCTGGACGTGACGCTGAACGGCACGTTCCGATGCGTACGGGCGGCGCTGCGGGTCTTTTGCGCACAGGAACCCGGTGGCGTCATCGTCAACAACGCCTCCGTCGTCGGCTGGCGCGCCCAGGCCGGGCAGGCGCACTACGCGGCGGCGAAGGCGGGCGTGATGGCGCTGACCAGGTGCGCGGCGGTGGAGGCCGCCGAGTACGGGGTGCGGATCAACGCCGTCTCGCCGAGCCTCGCCATGCACCCCCATCTGGTGAAGGTGACGACGGACGAGCTGCTGGAGGAGCTGACCGCGCGGGAGGCCTTCGGGCGGTACGCCGAACCCTGGGAGGTGGCCAACGTGATCGTGTTCCTGGCGTCCGGCTACTCGTCGTACATGACGGGCGAGGTCGTCTCCGTCAGCAGCCAGCACCCCTAG
- a CDS encoding acetyl-CoA C-acetyltransferase — protein MAEAYIVEAVRTPVGRRGGGLGAVHPADLGAHVLKELVARVGIDPAAVEDVVFGCLDAVGPQAGDIARTSWLAAGLPEEVPGTTVDRQCGSSQQAVHFAAQAVLSGTQDLVVAGGVQNMTMVPIAFASRQAAVPLGLTEGPFAGSEGWRARYGKRPVNQFVGAEMIASKWGISREDQEEYALRSHQRAVRAIDEGRFEKEIAAYREVAVDEGPRRDTSLEKMAGLKPVIDGGTVTAACSSQVSDGAAALLLASERAVREHGLTPRARVHHLSVRGEDPIRMLTAPIPATAYALKKTGLSLDAIDLVEINEAFAPVVLAWLKETGADPEKVNVNGGAIALGHPLGATGAKLMTTLLHELERTGGRFGLQTMCEGGGQANVTIVERV, from the coding sequence ATGGCCGAGGCCTACATCGTCGAAGCGGTCCGTACGCCCGTCGGGCGGCGTGGGGGAGGGCTCGGCGCGGTTCATCCGGCTGACCTCGGCGCGCATGTGCTGAAGGAGTTGGTGGCGCGCGTCGGCATCGATCCCGCCGCCGTCGAGGACGTCGTCTTCGGCTGTCTGGACGCGGTGGGGCCGCAGGCCGGTGACATCGCGCGGACCAGTTGGCTGGCCGCCGGGCTGCCGGAGGAGGTGCCCGGGACGACCGTCGACCGGCAGTGCGGCTCCTCTCAGCAGGCCGTGCACTTCGCCGCCCAGGCCGTGCTCTCCGGCACACAGGATCTGGTCGTCGCGGGTGGTGTGCAGAACATGACGATGGTCCCCATCGCCTTCGCCTCCCGTCAGGCCGCCGTGCCGCTCGGGCTCACCGAGGGGCCGTTCGCGGGGAGTGAGGGGTGGCGGGCGCGGTACGGGAAGCGGCCGGTGAACCAGTTCGTCGGGGCCGAGATGATCGCCTCCAAGTGGGGGATCAGCCGGGAGGACCAGGAGGAGTACGCGCTCCGGTCGCATCAGCGGGCGGTGCGGGCCATTGACGAGGGGCGCTTCGAGAAGGAGATCGCCGCGTATCGGGAGGTGGCCGTTGACGAGGGGCCGCGCCGGGACACCTCCCTGGAGAAGATGGCCGGGCTGAAGCCGGTGATCGACGGGGGAACCGTCACCGCCGCGTGCTCCTCCCAGGTGTCCGACGGTGCGGCCGCGCTGCTGCTCGCCTCCGAGCGGGCCGTGCGGGAGCACGGGCTCACGCCGCGTGCCCGGGTTCACCATCTGTCCGTGCGGGGCGAGGATCCCATCCGTATGCTCACCGCGCCGATACCGGCGACCGCGTACGCGCTGAAGAAGACCGGCCTCTCGCTGGACGCCATCGATCTCGTCGAGATCAACGAGGCCTTCGCGCCTGTCGTCCTGGCATGGCTGAAGGAAACGGGGGCGGATCCGGAGAAGGTCAACGTCAACGGGGGCGCCATTGCCCTGGGGCACCCACTGGGTGCGACGGGCGCCAAGCTCATGACGACTCTGCTGCACGAACTGGAGCGCACAGGGGGGCGGTTCGGGCTCCAGACGATGTGCGAGGGCGGGGGGCAGGCGAATGTGACGATCGTCGAGCGGGTCTGA
- a CDS encoding vWA domain-containing protein: MPAISLTKVQDTAPALVGLYKTAGVSLAKQGLDGLRAAVYLVVDYSGSMKPYYKDGSVQALADRVLGLSAHLDDDGSVPVVFFSTDIDAVTDIALADHQGRIERIVAGLGHMGKTSYHLAMDAVIDHYLDHYADDSEDSEGLKVPALVVFQTDGGPINKLAAERYLCKAARLPLFWQFIGFGDKDSKQFDFLRKLDELAVPGKRVVDNAGFFHAGADPRRVSDGELYDRLVGEFPKWLVEARTQGVVA; the protein is encoded by the coding sequence ATGCCCGCCATCAGCCTCACCAAGGTGCAGGACACCGCTCCCGCCCTCGTCGGCCTTTACAAGACCGCCGGGGTCTCCCTCGCCAAGCAGGGGCTGGACGGACTGCGGGCCGCCGTCTATCTCGTCGTCGACTACAGCGGCTCCATGAAGCCGTACTACAAGGACGGCAGTGTCCAGGCCCTCGCCGATCGTGTGCTCGGGCTGTCGGCGCACCTCGACGACGACGGGAGCGTGCCCGTCGTCTTCTTCTCGACGGACATCGACGCCGTGACCGACATCGCCCTGGCCGACCACCAGGGCCGTATCGAGCGGATCGTGGCGGGGCTCGGCCACATGGGCAAGACCAGCTATCACCTGGCCATGGACGCCGTGATCGACCACTACCTGGACCACTACGCCGACGACTCGGAAGACTCCGAAGGTCTCAAGGTCCCCGCTCTCGTCGTCTTCCAGACCGACGGCGGGCCGATCAACAAGCTCGCCGCCGAGCGGTATCTGTGCAAGGCGGCCCGGCTGCCCCTGTTCTGGCAGTTCATCGGGTTCGGGGACAAGGACAGCAAGCAGTTCGACTTTCTGCGGAAGCTGGACGAGCTGGCGGTGCCGGGCAAGCGGGTCGTCGACAACGCCGGGTTCTTCCATGCGGGTGCGGACCCTCGGCGGGTTTCGGACGGGGAGTTGTACGACCGGCTGGTCGGTGAGTTCCCGAAGTGGCTGGTGGAAGCGCGGACCCAGGGAGTCGTCGCATAA
- the qcrB gene encoding cytochrome bc1 complex cytochrome b subunit, producing MDGVRAVGTDGGGERSAAASGRQRRGEIGKGERLADWTDGRLGVYGIAKANLRKVFPDHPSFMLGEISLYSFLILILTGVWLTLFFEPSSIEVEYNGSYEPLNGVLMTRAYESTLEISFDVRGGLLIRQIHHWAAVVFVAGMILHMMRVFFTGAFRKPRELNWVFGWTLLFLGIITGLTGYSLPDDLLSGTGLRFAQGAVLSVPIVGTYLSFFLFGGEFPGEDFIARLYPIHILLLPGIMLGLVTAHLILVFYHKHTQYPGPGRDQKSVVGMPFMPVYMAKAGGFFFLVFGVLAFMGAIATINPVWAFGPYRPDLVTTGAQPDWYLGFSEGLIRVMPGWEINAWGHTLALGVFIPFSLFPLIMMAILVYPFIEAWITGDKREHHILDRPRNVPVRTGLGAAWLSLYGVLLIGGGNDIVATHLHLSINAITWFVRIGFFVVPVATFIITKRICLGLQRRDRAKVLHGRETGIIKRLPHGEFVEVHEGLSQEQLFTLTQHEQEQPYEIGPLVDAGGVRRRVKPSQRLRAHLARAMFGPGTRIPKPTVEEYREVTSGDHHH from the coding sequence ATGGACGGCGTGCGAGCGGTCGGGACGGACGGCGGCGGTGAAAGGAGCGCCGCGGCGAGCGGCCGGCAACGGCGGGGCGAGATCGGAAAAGGCGAGCGCCTCGCGGACTGGACCGACGGGCGGCTCGGGGTGTACGGCATCGCCAAGGCCAACCTGCGCAAGGTGTTCCCGGACCATCCCTCCTTCATGCTCGGCGAGATCTCCCTCTACAGCTTCCTCATCCTGATCCTCACCGGCGTCTGGCTGACCCTCTTCTTCGAGCCGAGCAGCATCGAGGTCGAGTACAACGGCAGCTACGAGCCGCTGAACGGCGTCCTGATGACACGGGCGTACGAGTCCACGCTGGAGATCAGCTTCGATGTGCGCGGTGGTCTGCTGATCCGGCAGATCCACCACTGGGCGGCGGTGGTCTTCGTCGCCGGGATGATCCTCCACATGATGCGGGTGTTCTTCACCGGCGCGTTCCGCAAGCCGCGCGAGCTGAACTGGGTGTTCGGCTGGACGTTGCTCTTCCTCGGCATCATCACCGGTCTGACCGGCTACTCGCTCCCGGACGACCTGCTCTCCGGCACCGGCCTCCGCTTCGCCCAGGGCGCCGTCCTGTCCGTCCCGATCGTGGGGACGTACCTCTCCTTCTTCCTGTTCGGCGGCGAGTTCCCCGGTGAGGACTTCATCGCGCGGCTCTACCCGATTCATATCCTGCTGCTGCCGGGGATCATGCTGGGCCTGGTCACCGCCCATCTGATCCTGGTCTTCTACCACAAGCACACCCAGTACCCCGGGCCCGGACGGGACCAGAAGTCGGTGGTGGGCATGCCGTTCATGCCGGTCTACATGGCCAAGGCGGGCGGTTTCTTCTTCCTCGTCTTCGGGGTGCTGGCCTTCATGGGCGCGATCGCCACCATCAACCCCGTGTGGGCCTTCGGCCCCTACCGCCCCGACCTGGTCACCACCGGCGCCCAACCCGACTGGTACCTCGGCTTCTCCGAGGGCCTGATCCGGGTGATGCCGGGATGGGAGATCAACGCCTGGGGCCATACCCTCGCCCTCGGCGTCTTCATCCCCTTCTCCCTCTTCCCGCTGATCATGATGGCCATCCTTGTCTATCCGTTCATCGAGGCCTGGATCACCGGCGACAAACGCGAGCACCACATCCTCGACCGGCCACGCAACGTGCCCGTGCGTACCGGACTGGGCGCGGCCTGGCTGAGCCTGTACGGCGTCCTGCTGATCGGTGGCGGCAACGACATCGTCGCCACCCATCTGCATCTCTCCATCAACGCGATCACCTGGTTCGTGCGCATCGGCTTCTTCGTCGTGCCCGTCGCCACCTTCATCATCACGAAACGGATCTGCCTGGGGCTCCAGCGCCGGGACCGCGCCAAAGTGCTGCACGGCCGCGAGACCGGCATCATCAAGCGGCTGCCGCACGGCGAGTTCGTCGAGGTCCATGAGGGGCTCTCGCAGGAGCAGCTGTTCACCCTCACCCAGCACGAGCAGGAACAGCCGTACGAGATCGGCCCGCTCGTCGACGCGGGTGGCGTGCGGCGCCGGGTCAAACCCAGCCAGCGGCTGCGCGCCCACCTGGCCCGGGCCATGTTCGGGCCCGGGACACGCATCCCCAAGCCGACGGTGGAGGAGTACCGGGAGGTCACCAGCGGCGACCACCACCACTGA
- a CDS encoding TetR/AcrR family transcriptional regulator, giving the protein MPTKKPTKKPTTTPAQKKSQVTAAPARRRELLDTAAEVFAEQGYNATTVRKIADHAGMLAGSLYYHFDSKESMLEEILRTFLDELWDGYDTVLATESGPRETLEALVTESFREIDRHRAAVAIYQKEAKQLVAQERFAFLAESQRRFEMAWLSTLERGVAARVFRADLDMRLTYRFVRDTVWVAASWYRPGGQHSPEEIARQYLSMVLDGIAVRT; this is encoded by the coding sequence GTGCCGACCAAGAAGCCGACCAAGAAGCCGACCACGACGCCGGCCCAGAAGAAGTCCCAGGTGACCGCCGCGCCCGCCCGTCGCCGTGAACTCCTCGACACCGCCGCCGAGGTCTTCGCCGAGCAGGGCTACAACGCCACCACCGTACGCAAGATCGCGGACCACGCGGGCATGCTCGCGGGCAGCCTCTACTACCACTTCGACTCCAAGGAATCGATGCTGGAGGAGATCCTGCGGACCTTCCTCGACGAGCTCTGGGACGGCTACGACACCGTCCTGGCGACCGAGTCGGGGCCGCGCGAGACGCTGGAGGCGCTGGTCACCGAGTCCTTCCGGGAGATCGACCGGCACCGGGCCGCCGTCGCGATCTACCAGAAGGAGGCGAAGCAGCTGGTCGCGCAGGAACGGTTCGCGTTCCTCGCCGAGTCGCAGCGCAGGTTCGAGATGGCGTGGCTGTCCACGCTGGAGCGCGGCGTCGCGGCACGGGTCTTCCGGGCCGACCTCGACATGCGGCTCACCTACCGGTTCGTACGCGACACCGTGTGGGTCGCCGCGTCCTGGTACCGGCCCGGAGGACAGCACAGCCCCGAGGAGATCGCCCGGCAGTACCTGTCGATGGTGCTGGACGGGATCGCCGTACGCACGTAG
- a CDS encoding rhomboid family intramembrane serine protease → MEPESPSPSPSEPAVTTCYRHPKVESYVRCTRCERFICPDCMHDAAVGHQCPECVKEGARTVRQARTAFGGRISTVPLVTYVLIALNVLAYVGELIRPQIVDDFAMLGRGLLGPDGLHYVWQDIYPADFQPEGVIDGEWYRLLTGEFLHLPPTEGTFGILHIVMNMVTLWNVGRIVEAQLGRARYLALYLLSGLGGAVLVLLLAPDDTTVGASGAIFGVCTAYYVLARRLGADPSSVNRFMIGLLLWLVISAVATSWQGHLGGLLTGGLVALAFAYAPRDRRRAVIQAGACAAILVLLVVLAVGKVAAMTT, encoded by the coding sequence GTGGAACCCGAGTCCCCGTCCCCCTCGCCGTCCGAGCCCGCCGTCACCACCTGCTACCGCCACCCGAAGGTGGAGTCGTACGTCCGCTGCACCCGCTGCGAACGCTTCATCTGCCCCGACTGCATGCACGACGCCGCGGTGGGCCACCAGTGCCCGGAGTGTGTGAAGGAAGGCGCCCGGACGGTCCGTCAGGCCCGCACGGCCTTCGGCGGCCGGATCTCGACGGTTCCGCTGGTGACGTACGTCCTGATCGCCCTGAACGTCCTGGCCTACGTGGGCGAACTGATACGCCCGCAGATCGTGGACGACTTCGCGATGCTGGGCCGGGGCCTGCTCGGCCCGGACGGGCTCCACTACGTCTGGCAGGACATCTACCCGGCCGACTTCCAACCCGAAGGCGTCATCGACGGTGAGTGGTACCGCCTCCTCACCGGCGAGTTCCTCCATCTGCCGCCCACCGAGGGCACGTTCGGCATCCTCCACATCGTGATGAACATGGTCACCCTGTGGAACGTCGGCAGGATCGTCGAAGCCCAACTCGGCCGCGCCCGCTACCTCGCCCTCTACCTTCTCTCCGGCCTCGGCGGCGCCGTCCTGGTCCTCCTCCTCGCCCCGGACGACACCACGGTCGGCGCCTCCGGCGCGATCTTCGGTGTCTGCACCGCCTACTACGTCCTCGCCCGCCGCCTGGGCGCCGACCCCTCAAGCGTCAACCGCTTCATGATCGGCCTGCTGCTGTGGCTCGTCATCTCCGCGGTCGCCACCTCCTGGCAGGGCCACCTCGGCGGCCTCCTGACCGGCGGCCTCGTGGCCCTCGCCTTCGCCTACGCCCCACGCGACCGCCGCCGGGCCGTCATCCAGGCGGGGGCGTGCGCGGCGATCCTGGTGCTGTTGGTGGTACTGGCCGTGGGGAAGGTCGCGGCGATGACGACTTGA
- a CDS encoding acyl-CoA dehydrogenase family protein produces the protein MRFLLDTEQRAFAESLDAMLTAADTPAVVRDWARGEHTAGRALWSRIGELGVFTLAVPEAYNGVGPLPVELAVAFVELGRHAVPGPLVETVTAAVLLCEVAGSGDPGPAKRLLPALVSGEAMATLAPAGSYALDGDSATTLLSLSAGELRLAPGHGPVRPSLDPARRLTPLAPGGELLATHPPVARALTWARLAVAAQALGVGLALLDRTVAYVRQRAQFGVPIGSFQAVKHRLADAKVALEFARPLVLGAAVTLDPADVAAAKVTACEAAYTTARTALQLHGAIGYTAEYDLSLWLTKARALRTAWGSPAECRGDLLEALSGGGRRW, from the coding sequence ATGCGTTTCCTCCTCGACACGGAACAGCGGGCGTTCGCCGAGTCGCTGGACGCGATGCTGACCGCCGCCGACACCCCCGCGGTCGTACGGGACTGGGCGCGGGGCGAGCACACGGCGGGACGGGCGCTGTGGTCCCGTATTGGGGAGCTGGGCGTGTTCACCCTGGCCGTCCCGGAGGCGTACAACGGCGTAGGCCCTCTCCCCGTCGAGCTGGCCGTCGCCTTCGTGGAGTTGGGGCGGCACGCGGTGCCCGGCCCGCTGGTGGAGACGGTCACGGCGGCGGTACTCCTCTGCGAAGTGGCCGGATCAGGCGACCCGGGCCCGGCGAAGCGCCTGCTGCCGGCGCTGGTCTCCGGCGAGGCCATGGCCACGCTCGCGCCTGCGGGGTCGTACGCGCTGGACGGGGATTCGGCGACGACCCTCCTCTCCCTGAGCGCCGGCGAACTGCGACTGGCCCCCGGCCACGGCCCGGTCCGGCCGTCCCTGGACCCGGCCCGCCGTCTGACCCCCCTCGCTCCCGGCGGCGAGCTCCTCGCCACGCACCCGCCCGTCGCCCGGGCCCTCACCTGGGCCCGGCTCGCGGTCGCCGCCCAGGCCCTCGGTGTGGGGCTCGCCCTCCTGGACCGGACCGTCGCCTACGTCAGGCAGCGAGCCCAGTTCGGCGTGCCCATAGGCTCGTTCCAGGCGGTGAAGCACCGGCTGGCGGATGCGAAGGTGGCGTTGGAGTTCGCGCGCCCGCTGGTCCTCGGGGCCGCGGTCACCCTGGACCCGGCCGACGTGGCCGCCGCCAAGGTCACCGCCTGCGAGGCGGCGTACACGACCGCCCGTACCGCGCTGCAACTGCACGGCGCGATCGGCTACACGGCGGAGTACGACCTGTCGCTGTGGCTGACCAAGGCCCGTGCGCTGCGCACCGCTTGGGGCAGCCCGGCCGAGTGCAGAGGCGACCTCCTCGAAGCCCTCAGTGGTGGTGGTCGCCGCTGGTGA
- a CDS encoding acyl-CoA dehydrogenase family protein: MDLAHSPADEAFRAEARAWLRTHVPPEPLPSLETEEGFAAHRAWEAALAVDRWSVVSWPTAYGGRGAGLMRWLIFEEEYYAAGAPGRVSQNGINLLAPTLFDHGTEEQRARVLPSMASGEVVWAQAWSEPEAGSDLASLTSRAVRTDGGWRLSGQKTWSSRAAFADRAFGLFRSEPGTAKPHQGLTYVMFDLRAPGVTVRPIARLDGKPAFAELFLDDVFVPDEDVIGEPGQGWHIAMSTAGNERGLMLRSPGRFLASASRLHDLWRGRGCPASTSDRVADALIGARAYQLFTYAAASRFLQGTPVGPESSLNKVFWSEYDIALHETALELLGTKGELADTDWTEGYVFSLAGPIYAGTNEIQRDIIAERLLGLPKGRR, encoded by the coding sequence GTGGACCTCGCCCATTCCCCCGCCGACGAGGCCTTCCGCGCCGAGGCGCGCGCCTGGCTGCGCACCCATGTCCCGCCCGAGCCGCTCCCCTCCCTGGAGACCGAGGAGGGCTTCGCCGCTCACCGCGCCTGGGAGGCCGCACTGGCCGTGGACCGCTGGTCGGTGGTGAGCTGGCCGACCGCGTACGGCGGACGCGGCGCGGGCCTGATGCGCTGGCTGATCTTCGAGGAGGAGTACTACGCGGCGGGCGCCCCCGGCCGGGTGAGCCAGAACGGCATCAACCTCCTCGCCCCGACCCTCTTCGACCACGGCACCGAGGAGCAGCGGGCCCGTGTCCTGCCGTCCATGGCCTCCGGCGAGGTCGTCTGGGCGCAGGCCTGGTCGGAGCCCGAGGCCGGCTCGGACCTCGCCTCACTCACCTCCAGAGCCGTGCGCACGGACGGAGGCTGGCGCTTGAGCGGCCAGAAGACCTGGTCGTCGCGGGCCGCCTTCGCGGACCGGGCGTTCGGCCTGTTCCGCAGCGAGCCGGGCACCGCGAAACCGCACCAAGGGCTGACGTACGTCATGTTCGACTTACGCGCACCCGGCGTCACGGTCCGTCCCATCGCCCGCCTCGACGGAAAACCGGCCTTCGCGGAGCTCTTCCTGGACGACGTGTTCGTACCCGACGAGGACGTGATCGGCGAGCCCGGCCAGGGCTGGCACATCGCGATGTCCACCGCGGGCAACGAGCGCGGTCTGATGCTCCGCTCCCCCGGCCGTTTCCTCGCCTCCGCGTCCCGGCTGCATGACCTGTGGCGCGGGCGGGGTTGCCCGGCGTCGACGAGTGACCGCGTGGCCGACGCGCTGATCGGCGCCCGCGCCTACCAGCTGTTCACCTACGCGGCCGCCTCCCGCTTCCTCCAGGGCACCCCGGTCGGCCCGGAATCCAGCCTGAACAAGGTGTTCTGGTCCGAGTACGACATCGCCCTGCACGAGACGGCCCTCGAACTGCTCGGCACGAAGGGCGAGTTGGCGGACACCGACTGGACCGAGGGCTATGTCTTCTCCCTCGCGGGCCCCATCTACGCCGGTACCAACGAGATCCAGCGCGACATCATCGCCGAGCGCCTCCTCGGCCTGCCGAAGGGCCGCCGCTGA